A region from the Pseudonocardia petroleophila genome encodes:
- a CDS encoding magnesium and cobalt transport protein CorA, with translation MSVVDNAIYVDGRRAVVPTSLDHTFDELKACPTDGHTFCWIGMLRPSGEEIQAVAEEFGLHSLAVEDTVTAHQRPKLERYGDLLFVVLRPARYVDAVEVVEIGEVHLFVGPDFVITVRHAEEPDLAAVRKRLEADPDLLHHGPHAVLYAVLDKVVDDYAPVLDGLQDDIDEIEVQVFGGDPGVSKRIYTLTREVIEFQRAVEPLQELFTELRERLKENAGASDLELRRALRDVADHATRVMERIEGFRQLLTNILTVNAALVGQRQNEEMARMTQAGYDQNEQVKRISSWAAILFAPTLVASIYGMNFDVMPELHWALGYPFAVLLMVLLGTGLYLSFKRRGWL, from the coding sequence ATGTCCGTCGTGGACAACGCCATCTACGTCGACGGCAGGCGCGCCGTGGTCCCGACGTCGCTCGACCACACCTTCGACGAGCTCAAGGCCTGCCCCACCGACGGCCACACGTTCTGCTGGATCGGCATGCTGCGGCCGAGCGGCGAGGAGATCCAGGCGGTCGCCGAGGAGTTCGGGCTGCACAGCCTCGCCGTCGAGGACACCGTCACCGCCCACCAGCGCCCCAAGCTGGAGCGCTACGGCGACCTGCTGTTCGTGGTGCTGCGCCCCGCCCGCTACGTCGACGCGGTCGAGGTCGTGGAGATCGGCGAGGTGCACCTGTTCGTCGGGCCGGACTTCGTCATCACCGTGCGGCACGCGGAGGAACCCGACCTCGCCGCCGTCCGCAAGCGCCTGGAGGCCGATCCCGACCTGCTCCACCACGGCCCGCACGCGGTGCTCTACGCCGTGCTGGACAAGGTCGTCGACGACTACGCCCCCGTGCTCGACGGGCTGCAGGACGACATCGACGAGATCGAGGTCCAGGTCTTCGGCGGCGACCCCGGCGTCTCCAAGCGCATCTACACCCTCACCCGCGAGGTGATCGAGTTCCAGCGCGCGGTGGAGCCGCTGCAGGAGCTGTTCACCGAGCTGCGCGAGCGGCTCAAGGAGAACGCGGGCGCGTCCGACCTGGAGCTGCGCCGGGCCCTGCGCGACGTCGCCGACCACGCCACCCGCGTCATGGAGCGCATCGAGGGGTTCCGGCAGCTGCTCACCAACATCCTCACCGTCAACGCCGCGCTGGTCGGGCAGCGGCAGAACGAGGAGATGGCCCGCATGACCCAGGCGGGCTACGACCAGAACGAGCAGGTCAAGCGCATCTCGTCGTGGGCGGCGATCCTGTTCGCCCCCACGCTGGTGGCGTCGATCTACGGCATGAACTTCGACGTCATGCCGGAGCTGCACTGGGCGCTGGGCTACCCGTTCGCGGTGCTGCTCATGGTGCTGCTGGGTACCGGCCTCTACCTGAGCTTCAAGCGCCGCGGCTGGCTCTGA
- the rnc gene encoding ribonuclease III, with protein sequence MSGHGQQGPTEDRGPLLRALGVGLGEDLLVLALTHRSYAYENGGLPTNERLEFLGDSVLSIVVTERLYLEHPDLPEGQLAKLRASVVNMHALAGVAETMGPEGLGAYLYLGRGEEMTGGRTKSSILADATEALIGAVYLDHGLETARDVVHRLFDSLLVGAPLLGAGLDWKTSLQEFTAAADLGVPEYRITEDGPDHLKVFTATAVVSGRDLGSGDGRTKKEAEQKAAELAWRTLTAEAATGSSAAS encoded by the coding sequence GTGTCAGGACACGGCCAGCAGGGGCCCACGGAGGACCGTGGGCCCCTGCTCCGTGCGCTGGGCGTCGGGCTCGGCGAGGACCTCCTCGTCCTCGCGCTGACCCACCGCAGCTACGCCTACGAGAACGGCGGGCTGCCCACCAACGAGCGCCTGGAGTTCCTGGGCGACTCGGTGCTGTCGATCGTCGTCACCGAGCGGCTCTACCTCGAGCACCCCGACCTGCCGGAGGGGCAGCTCGCGAAGCTGCGCGCGAGCGTCGTCAACATGCACGCGCTGGCCGGTGTGGCCGAGACGATGGGCCCCGAGGGGCTCGGCGCCTACCTCTACCTCGGCCGCGGCGAGGAGATGACGGGCGGGCGCACGAAGTCGAGCATCCTCGCCGACGCCACCGAGGCGCTGATCGGCGCGGTGTACCTCGACCACGGCCTGGAGACGGCGCGCGACGTCGTGCACCGGCTGTTCGACTCGCTGCTCGTCGGCGCCCCGCTGCTCGGCGCGGGCCTGGACTGGAAGACGAGCCTGCAGGAGTTCACCGCGGCCGCCGACCTCGGCGTGCCCGAGTACCGCATCACCGAGGACGGGCCCGACCACCTCAAGGTCTTCACCGCCACCGCGGTGGTGTCCGGTCGCGACCTCGGCTCCGGCGACGGGCGCACGAAGAAGGAGGCGGAGCAGAAGGCCGCCGAGCTGGCCTGGCGCACGCTGACGGCCGAGGCCGCCACCGGCAGCTCCGCCGCCTCCTGA
- the mutM gene encoding bifunctional DNA-formamidopyrimidine glycosylase/DNA-(apurinic or apyrimidinic site) lyase, protein MPELPEVEVVRRGLADHVLDRTVAAVDVAHPRAVRRHVAGGPDFAARLAGRTITAARRRGKYLWLDLDGDEALLAHLGMSGQMLVADHGRPDEKHLRVRLRFADGGPELRFVDQRTFGGLSLHPVVGPDRLPEPVGHIARDPMDPAFDLDAAVAGIRRRRTGLKRALLDQTVVSGIGNIYADEALWRARLHGERPTEKLTRAQGRTVLAAAAEVMDAALDAGGTSFDALYVNVNGASGYFDRSLDAYGQADRPCRRCGTPIRRESFMNRSSFSCPRCQPRPRGL, encoded by the coding sequence GTGCCCGAGCTCCCCGAGGTCGAGGTCGTCCGGCGCGGGCTGGCCGACCACGTGCTGGACCGCACCGTCGCCGCCGTCGACGTCGCCCATCCGCGGGCGGTCCGCCGGCACGTCGCGGGCGGCCCGGACTTCGCCGCCCGCCTCGCCGGCCGCACGATCACCGCGGCGCGCCGCCGCGGCAAGTACCTGTGGCTCGACCTCGACGGCGACGAGGCGCTGCTCGCCCACCTGGGCATGAGCGGGCAGATGCTCGTCGCCGACCACGGCCGGCCCGACGAGAAGCACCTGCGCGTCCGCCTGCGGTTCGCCGACGGCGGCCCGGAGCTGCGGTTCGTCGACCAGCGCACGTTCGGGGGGCTGTCGCTGCACCCCGTCGTCGGGCCGGACCGGCTGCCCGAACCCGTCGGGCACATCGCCCGCGACCCGATGGACCCCGCGTTCGACCTCGACGCCGCCGTCGCCGGGATCCGCCGCCGCCGCACCGGGCTCAAGCGCGCGCTGCTCGACCAGACCGTGGTCTCCGGCATCGGCAACATCTACGCCGACGAGGCGCTGTGGCGGGCGCGGCTGCACGGCGAGCGGCCCACGGAGAAGCTGACCCGGGCGCAGGGCCGGACCGTGCTGGCCGCGGCCGCCGAGGTGATGGACGCGGCGCTGGACGCCGGCGGCACCTCGTTCGACGCGCTCTACGTCAACGTCAACGGGGCCTCGGGCTACTTCGACCGCTCGCTCGACGCCTACGGCCAGGCCGACCGGCCCTGCCGCCGCTGCGGCACCCCGATCCGGCGGGAGAGCTTCATGAACCGCAGCAGCTTCAGCTGCCCCCGCTGCCAACCCCGGCCCCGCGGGCTCTGA
- the rpmF gene encoding 50S ribosomal protein L32: MAVPKRRMSRSNTRSRRSQWKATAPTLAACSNRACRAVKPPHVACPTCGQYDGRQVVSPA; this comes from the coding sequence CCGTTCCGAAGCGCCGGATGTCGCGGTCGAACACGCGCTCGCGTCGGTCGCAGTGGAAGGCCACTGCCCCCACGCTCGCCGCCTGCTCGAACCGCGCCTGCCGTGCCGTCAAGCCGCCGCACGTCGCCTGCCCGACGTGCGGGCAGTACGACGGCCGCCAGGTCGTCAGCCCGGCCTGA
- a CDS encoding PadR family transcriptional regulator has translation MDPTQLLRGVLDLAVLAVLDRADGYGYEVLRGLRAAGLEEVGDASVYGTLRRLYNAGLLTSYVVPSEEGPHRKYYSLNAHGRDRLTESTKAWRAFAGTMEGLVGG, from the coding sequence GTGGATCCGACGCAGCTGCTCAGGGGGGTGCTCGATCTCGCCGTCCTCGCGGTCCTCGACCGTGCGGACGGCTACGGCTACGAGGTGCTGCGCGGTCTCCGCGCGGCCGGGCTGGAGGAGGTGGGCGACGCCTCGGTCTACGGGACGCTGCGCCGCCTCTACAACGCCGGGCTGCTCACCTCCTACGTCGTGCCGAGCGAGGAGGGCCCGCACCGCAAGTACTACAGCCTCAACGCCCACGGGCGCGACCGGTTGACGGAGTCGACGAAGGCCTGGCGCGCGTTCGCCGGGACGATGGAAGGGCTGGTGGGGGGATGA